Within Cyprinus carpio isolate SPL01 chromosome A7, ASM1834038v1, whole genome shotgun sequence, the genomic segment CCCAAAGCCTCGGAATCGATTCTTTTTTGGATACGAGGATTCTAAGCTGCTGTTGCTGCACCTAGTATCGCATTATAACATATCTATTCCGTTTTCTACACCATTTGAACCCGTCTGTACAAACAGACAGCGTCTCTTAGCTTCACCTGTCCACCTCCTCACCGGTAAACATGGCAGATCGAGAGCACTTGGTATACCAGGCGAAACTAGCAGAACAAGCCGAGAGATACGATGgtgagttggatttttttttttttttttttttttttgcgaaatgTGTTGTCACGCATTTGAATTACATCCGAGGGGCAGCAGTGAACTGATTAAACTGTGTGTTGAGCCCAAAACCTAAACGCTGTCCATTCGCACGTGTCACAGGAGAAACGGGAAGAAAAATCCAGGAGAGGTGCTGTTTGGAAAGGCCCAGCCTCTCCATTGTTCACGAGCTAAAGCAAATGTTGATCTGCGCTAAGAACAGTTGAGCGGCTCGTCTGATGTTGTAACGTTACTTTGAGCGGAGAGCGTGTGTTACAAAGGATGTGCAACATTTAAAAGCGCACTGAACGATACATTGTTTTCCTTTCGCTACAAATGATCTGAAATAAATCAGACTGCGTTCACATTTGAGGTGATGCAACAATGACTAGACTGGATCCAGAGGTTCATTCTGCAGTTATTGGaggtttttatgtttgtgtgttgacAATACGTGGCATTTCTCAGTCATTTTCATTGGGGCATTAAATGTCACGGGGGGTAATAAACAATGTAATTCCCCcattttacgaaaaaaaaaaaaaaaaaaaaaatcgttttatcATTGTGTTCTGTACTTTTTTCATGGACCATTGAGGTTGACCCCCAAGCTTTTCAAGAGAACACTTTGCTtatgttttagtaaaaataaattaaaaaaggataAGAAAACAAACATTGTGGGTAGACTAAAATTATTAGGGAAGTGTATGTTTGTTGATGAATGTcaacttgttttgtgttttatttatttaaataaataaatgcatagtacagattatttgtatttttatgtgtccTAAAAAAAGATATGCAACTAAGCATAGATGACACAGACAGAACtaaattaagtgtattttttattttttttttcaacatgaacTCATTCAAGACTATATTCAAGTGATTTGACTCGTCAGATTACCTGAGTGAGTGAGTTTGCTTAAACTACATATCAAGCATTTTTGCAACACATCTAATGGTTGTACTTTAGAATAaaggttattaataaaaaaaaaaaaaaaaaaagaatatatataaaaaaaaatgccggCATTAATTATTTGGATCCAATATTTCAGAACCGATATCTGAttatggaaaaatgcttaaatatcaggaaaaatattgtttaaaccaATTATTGCTTGTTCTgtacttatgtgtattttatttatgaaagaaaATATCTGTCACTCTTTCCGTGTCATTGAGACTTTAACAGTTACACAAAATTTTATTCATGCAGAAGTGAAATGGCTTTAGCTAAATGAGTGCGCTTTTCcaaacccttaaagggatactccaccccaaaatgaaacatttgtcattaatcacttaatcaccctcatgtcgttccaaacccttaatagctctgttcatcttcggaacacagtttaagatattttggatgaaaaccgggaggcttgtgactgtcccatggactgccaaataaataacagtgtcaaggtccataaaaggtatgaaagtcgtcgtcagaatactccttctgccatcagatgtgcaatctgggttatatgaagcgactggaacactttttgtaagcgaagaaaacaaaaatattggctttattcaacaattcctttgtcaaccatctcctctgtgtctctctgtatcaccgtatgctcttctgtatcatccgtgccacaaggatgcgctgttttatttcaaatcaacgctaaatacatgtagaaacagcgcatccttgtggcacggatgatacagaacaACATGGGGCTAAACTTACTACTTtggacattaacttttttttttttttttttttttttttttattaaaccactCAGTTCCCAGTCTGTGACATCCAGTGTTGTTACATActaaatttatcttttttttttcctttgcgcTCCAGATCTTCGATGATGGGTTTCCTTTGTGTCTTTACGATGATTCTTCTCTCTGTGTTTCAGAAATGGTGGAGTCTATGAAGAGCGTCGCAGGAAAGGACATAGAGCTCACAGTAGAGGAGAGAAACCTGTTATCGGTGGCGTATAAGAACGTGATTGGAGCTCGACGAGCCTCCTGGAGGATCATCAGCAGCATCGAGCAGAAAGAGGAGAGCAAGGGAGGAGAGGACAAACTCAAAATGATCCGAGAATACAGACAAGCGGTGAGACGGCATGGacccttaaagagatagttcacccaaaaattaaaaattctgtcagaAGAACCATAAAAATTTAAGTGAAACAaatttttgttacattgtgtAACCGATTAATTAATTTGCTGGTCATTTTGAAAACATAatgttatatacatttaataaacatttgttcTTTATAATACCTTAGTGCTTGTTTATAAGACTTCAGTCCATCCTTGAAAAGTCGTGAGTTTTATGTCTCAGAAACAGTAATCTAGATATACATGATGCCTTAATTACTCTGCGGTTTCTCGTCTTATCTTATGCAGGTTGAGAATGAGCTGAAATCTGTTTGCAGTGACATACTGGATGTACTGGACAAGCACCTCATTCCTGCAGCCAACACGGGAGAATCCAAAGTTTTCTACTACAAAATGTAGGTGTTTGACGAAACAAAGCGCATGCATTTAAGACTTTATGGGTCTCTTAGATGGGCGAGGTTCTGCATTCTAAATATATGACATGAAACCTGGCTTTATTTCTGTAGAGCATGAAACTTTTGCATTATGTAGGTCATGGATTTGATTCCCAAGAAACGtgcataattattaaatgtatgccTTAAAGCATAATAATCATGCACGCTAAATCATTTAGGATTTAAGGGCCTGCCAAATGCGGAcatgtaaatgtaagtttttgtaGGGGTTTATCAGTACATTTAGAAATTGATCCCCCTGAatgttcacccagaaatgaaaattaactgttaatttactcatcctcaggccatccaagatgtaggtgacttatttttacttgtttttttttttttactgtcagatCCAATTTAGTCGacacagcattgtcttttagtttcagtctttctgaaagTCCAGCGTTGAATTGTGTCTTGTttgtagtggtcgaccgatattggttttttgactgcttatatcttggaaagcagggtggccgatataaagccgatataactgtatttattttaattcatatttaagaaatttgaaataatttgaaaatggataaaaaaaaaattatttgcaaaataaacacactttagatgacaaagtattttttcacaaataaataaatatttaatacaaatataattaaaaaggaagtaaagtGTAACCAACAGGgcgatatttttcaaataaagccagggtaacactcattttacatacagcacacgacatgaatatgacagtgagcaaatgcataaagcgcagcataatttgaaatcacaaatctaaagtttaaagcattcaattcgcACGGACCGAAAGTCACGCAGAGAACACGTGATCATGCAGGTCACATGCACACTTCATaagatatcaaaataaaagtcccgcctcgaacGCATCgaccaaacagaaaaacttatcggccgatgccgatatttgaaaaatggcaaatatcggccgatatatcggttgaccactacttgtttttaaatgaatcggtGGTAAATTGAACTGAACAAAGGACCGAGTCAGAGTCTGACAGTGACGTTTGATTGAGCAACTCTGAAAGCTCAAACAGTTTCAGACGGTtcaaaaagaaccagttcaagaATAATTTGTGAACcagacatttttgggtgaactatcactttaactgCATAAtgcttattttctctttttttttttaagcaaaaaaaaggCATGTGAATACCCAGAACATTTGcataatgtgtattttaatgcTCCAGCATGCAGTAGCCTGCTTCATTCATTATACTGGTGTTGTCAATTTCTGACAGCAGGAGCTCTGAATAATAGCTAATAAGAAGATAATGAAGCTTTTCACCAACACTAGGttttgtgtcttgtgtgtgtttgcaggaaaGGTGACTACGACAGGTATCTTGCAGAGTTTGCTACAGGTAATGACAGGAAGGAAGCAGCGGAGAACAGTTTGGTGGCGTATAAAGCCGCCAGTGACATCGCCATGATTGAGCTCCCGCCCACACATCCCATCCGGCTCGGACTCGCTCTCAACTTCTCTGTCTTCT encodes:
- the LOC109093458 gene encoding 14-3-3 protein epsilon-like, with protein sequence MADREHLVYQAKLAEQAERYDEMVESMKSVAGKDIELTVEERNLLSVAYKNVIGARRASWRIISSIEQKEESKGGEDKLKMIREYRQAVENELKSVCSDILDVLDKHLIPAANTGESKVFYYKMKGDYDRYLAEFATGNDRKEAAENSLVAYKAASDIAMIELPPTHPIRLGLALNFSVFYYEILNSPDRACRLAKAAFDDAIAELDTLSEDSYKDSTLIMQLLRDNLTLWTSDTQGDGEEQNKTAVQDAEDEKQ